One window of Saimiri boliviensis isolate mSaiBol1 chromosome 4, mSaiBol1.pri, whole genome shotgun sequence genomic DNA carries:
- the LOC101045699 gene encoding eukaryotic translation initiation factor 2 subunit 3, with amino-acid sequence MAGGEAGVTLGQPHLSRQDLTTLDVTKLTPLSHEVISRQATINIGTIGHVAHGKSTVVKAISGVHTVRFKNELERNITIKLGYANAKIYKLDDPSCPRPECYRSCGSSTPDEFPTDIPGTKGNFKLVRHVSFVDCPGHDILMATMLNGAAVMDAALLLIAGNESCPQPQTSEHLAAIEIMKLKHILILQNKIDLVKESQAKEQYEQILAFVQGTVAEGAPIIPISAQLKYNIEVVCEYIVKKIPVPPRDFTSEPRLIVIRSFDVNKPGCEVDDLKGGVAGGSILKGVLKVGQEIEVRPGIVSKDSEGKLMCKPIFSKIVSLFAEHNDLQYAAPGGLIGVGTKIDPTLCRADRMVGQVLGAVGALPEIFTELEISYFLLRRLLGVRTEGDKKAAKVQKLSKNEVLMVNIGSLSTGGRVSAVKADLGKIVLTNPVCTEVGEKIALSRRVEKHWRLIGWGQIRRGVTIKPTVDDD; translated from the coding sequence AAGTTGACGCCACTTTCACACGAAGTTATCAGCAGACAAGCCACAATTAATATAGGTACGATTGGACATGTAGCTCACGGGAAATCCACAGTTGTCAAAGCTATTTCTGGAGTTCACACAGTTAGGTTCAAAAATGAACTAGAAAGAAATATTACAATCAAGCTTGGATATGCTAATGCTAAGATTTATAAACTTGATGACCCAAGTTGCCCTCGGCCAGAATGTTATAGATCTTGTGGGAGCAGTACACCTGATGAGTTTCCTACAGACATTCCGGGGACCAAAGGGAACTTCAAATTAGTCAGACATGTTTCCTTTGTTGACTGTCCTGGCCACGATATTTTGATGGCTACTATGCTGAACGGTGCAGCAGTGATGGATGCAGCTCTTCTGCTGATAGCTGGTAATGAATCTTGCCCTCAGCCTCAGACATCTGAACACCTCGCTGCTATAGAGATCATGAAACTGAAGCATATTTtgattctacaaaataaaattgatttggtAAAAGAAAGTCAGGCTAAAGAACAATACGAGCAGATCCTTGCTTTTGTCCAAGGTACAGTAGCAGAGGGAGCTCCCATTATTCCAATTTCAGCTCAGCTAAAATACAATATTGAAGTtgtttgtgagtacatagtaaaGAAAATTCCAGTACCCCCAAGAGACTTTACTTCAGAGCCCCGCCTTATTGTTATTAGATCTTTTGATGTCAACAAACCTGGCTGTGAAGTCGATGACCTTAAGGGGGGTGTAGCTGGTGGTAGTATCTTAAAAGGAGTATTAAAGGTGGGCCAGGAGATAGAAGTAAGACCTGGTATTGTTTCCAAGGATAGTGAAGGAAAACTCATGTGTAAACCAATCTTTTCCAAAATTGTATCGCTTTTTGCGGAGCATAATGATCTGCAGTATGCTGCTCCGGGTGGTCTTATTGGAGTTGGAACAAAAATTGACCCCACTTTGTGCCGGGCTGACAGAATGGTGGGGCAAGTACTTGGTGCAGTCGGAGCCTTACCTGAGatattcacagaattggaaatttCCTATTTCCTGCTTAGACGGCTTCTAGGTGTACGCACTGAAGGAGACAAGAAGGCAGCAAAGGTGCAAAAGCTGTCTAAGAATGAAGTGCTTATGGTGAACATAGGGTCCCTGTCGACAGGAGGGAGAGTTAGTGCTGTCAAGGCCGATTTGGGTAAAATTGTTTTGACCAATCCAGTGTGCACAGAGGTAGGAGAAAAAATTGCCCTTAGCCGAAGAGTTGAAAAACACTGGCGTTTAATTGGTTGGGGTCAGATAAGAAGAGGAGTGACAATCAAGCCAACAGTAGATGATGACTGA